In Pseudomonas sp. GCEP-101, one DNA window encodes the following:
- the thrH gene encoding bifunctional phosphoserine phosphatase/homoserine phosphotransferase ThrH → MEIACLDLEGVLVPEIWIAFAEKTGIEALKATTRDIPDYDVLMKQRLRILDEHGLKLSDIQEVIATLKPLEGAVEFVDWLRERFQVVILSDTFYEFSQPLMRQLGFPTLLCHKLITDETDRVVGYQLRQKDPKRQSVIAFKSLYYRVIAAGDSYNDTTMLSEAHAGILFHAPDNVIREFPQFPAVHTYEDLKKEFLKASNRPLSL, encoded by the coding sequence GTGGAAATCGCCTGTCTCGACCTGGAAGGGGTTCTGGTTCCGGAAATCTGGATCGCCTTCGCTGAAAAAACCGGTATCGAAGCGCTGAAGGCGACGACCCGCGATATCCCGGATTACGACGTGCTGATGAAGCAGCGTCTGCGCATCCTCGACGAGCACGGCCTGAAGCTGTCCGACATCCAGGAAGTCATCGCCACGCTGAAGCCGCTGGAAGGCGCGGTGGAGTTCGTCGACTGGCTGCGCGAGCGCTTCCAGGTGGTGATCCTTTCCGACACCTTCTACGAGTTCTCCCAGCCGCTGATGCGCCAGCTCGGTTTCCCGACCCTGCTGTGCCACAAGCTGATCACCGACGAGACCGATCGCGTCGTCGGCTACCAACTGCGCCAGAAAGATCCGAAGCGTCAGTCGGTCATTGCCTTCAAGAGCCTGTACTACCGTGTGATCGCCGCAGGCGATTCCTACAACGACACCACCATGCTCTCCGAAGCCCACGCCGGTATTCTCTTCCATGCGCCGGACAACGTGATTCGCGAGTTCCCGCAGTTCCCGGCCGTGCACACCTATGAGGACCTGAAGAAGGAATTCCTCAAGGCGTCCAACCGCCCGCTCAGCCTGTAA
- a CDS encoding DUF6160 family protein — translation MKIKQLVLASAVLAAPFLAHADMKSMDDAALSGITGQDGISISGTFNASIGAVTYKDADTNGGSLVLQGIHLPSVTIADNAPMTVDVVKTNITPVGGGTAVATEQLAIGLPTVTGDVTIDAVKVGTNGASIGSLTVSNLNLAGSTVKVWGH, via the coding sequence ATGAAAATCAAGCAACTGGTTCTCGCAAGCGCAGTTCTGGCCGCTCCGTTCCTGGCACATGCCGACATGAAATCCATGGATGACGCTGCACTGTCCGGTATCACCGGCCAGGATGGCATCAGCATTTCCGGTACCTTCAACGCCTCCATTGGCGCTGTCACCTACAAGGACGCCGACACCAACGGCGGTTCCCTGGTCCTGCAGGGTATCCACCTGCCGAGCGTGACCATCGCCGACAACGCCCCGATGACCGTCGACGTGGTGAAAACCAACATCACTCCGGTTGGCGGCGGCACCGCCGTTGCCACCGAGCAACTGGCCATCGGCCTGCCCACCGTGACCGGCGACGTCACCATCGACGCGGTCAAGGTCGGCACCAACGGCGCCAGCATCGGCTCGCTGACCGTTTCCAACCTGAACCTCGCCGGTTCGACCGTGAAGGTCTGGGGCCACTGA
- a CDS encoding phosphoadenylyl-sulfate reductase, with translation MSLPFDIAEIAASYASKSPQDILKLAFEHFGDELWISFSGAEDVVLVDMAWKLNKNVKVFSLDTGRLHPETYRFIEQVREHYGIVIDVMTPDPRLLEPLVKEKGLFSFYKDGHGECCGIRKIEPLKRKLSTVTAWATGQRKDQSPGTRSQVAVVEVDSAFSTPEKSLVKFNPLANMSSEEVWAYIRMLEIPYNSLHERGFISIGCEPCTRPVLPNQHEREGRWWWEEATQKECGLHAGNLISKA, from the coding sequence ATGAGCCTCCCGTTCGATATCGCGGAAATCGCCGCGAGCTATGCCAGCAAATCCCCACAGGACATCCTGAAGCTTGCCTTCGAGCACTTCGGCGACGAGCTGTGGATTTCCTTCAGCGGCGCCGAGGACGTGGTGCTGGTGGACATGGCCTGGAAGCTCAACAAGAACGTCAAGGTGTTCAGCCTGGACACCGGCCGCCTGCACCCGGAGACCTACCGCTTCATCGAGCAGGTTCGCGAGCACTACGGCATCGTCATCGACGTGATGACCCCGGACCCGCGCCTGCTGGAACCGCTGGTGAAGGAAAAGGGCCTGTTCAGCTTCTACAAGGACGGCCACGGCGAGTGCTGCGGCATCCGCAAGATCGAGCCGCTCAAGCGCAAACTGTCCACCGTCACCGCCTGGGCCACCGGCCAGCGCAAGGACCAGAGCCCCGGCACCCGCAGCCAGGTGGCAGTGGTCGAGGTGGACAGCGCCTTCTCCACGCCGGAGAAGTCCCTGGTCAAGTTCAACCCGCTGGCCAACATGAGCAGCGAAGAGGTCTGGGCCTACATCCGTATGCTGGAAATCCCCTACAACAGCCTGCACGAGCGCGGCTTCATCAGCATCGGCTGCGAGCCCTGCACCCGCCCCGTGCTGCCGAACCAGCACGAGCGCGAAGGCCGCTGGTGGTGGGAAGAGGCCACGCAGAAAGAGTGTGGCCTGCACGCCGGCAATTTGATCAGCAAGGCCTGA
- a CDS encoding helix-turn-helix transcriptional regulator, protein MDVVLEPAAGSLLRSRLTPPRVPADYLIRPDVQNALDRHPYASVLSFSAPAGFGKTTALAALAGKRASEGHKVAWLSLESDDDDPGRFCLKLIQALATAVPGTGEDALGYVRNTMRVPVVAVMESLLMDLSRDERKVLLVLDDLHEITHSDVFAGLNRLVQYAPPGLTLAIGSRSQPPLNLATWRAKGLLLEVGQDELRLSRDETREYLARDGLQLEDSCLQSLHNQTEGWMAGVHLVSLWLRQQPGTPEDLKLLSSDKAAVGDYLLRAVFEHLPADVQDALLSLGIANRLNGDLANTLTGRQDGQALLEHLDSMQLFLLPLDRDRQWYRFHQLFADFLRARLRERDLERFKQLHFNASLWFTNHHMPTLAIEHACLAEDPEMLAALVDGCGLELINRGQLYLISRWRKHVPDEIAERYPILVLSDVWTRATELSLPEANRMIDELLARWGDSRGSGPMGNQYLSALAVKAVLALQKDDLEQCITLARKVESQLGQNSAFLEGAILLIGAFAQVIRGQAEQARRLMGLAQQRNHFLDGRYLHMQQCTIEVVLALEQGQVKQAQMLIERVREQAMPLFDKRSQALALPAIAEALTAYYRTDLDGLEERLRWALSRVDVVNPIDLYAQGMQCLARIQRLQGRGKEALATLGLMQTLASRNQSWRFFAMAVGEEINLILQETATDRCKRAEQRLKAIDWAKLASHYKQMPFNPVLWVQGISRVRLLQARGHFSEALHEITQLRGMLQPGWHGLQRLRLDLLAALSYQRLGYQERSHSLLGQCLVGAEREGVRSIFIEEGEGIRQLLQQLESTERQPALQVFIRGMLTVWPGQEARRSPEVLEEGLTDREREVVCLAAQGLSNEEIGQRLSLALGTVKWHLHNIYEKLKVRNRTQAIRRARELSLL, encoded by the coding sequence GTGGATGTAGTGCTCGAACCCGCAGCCGGCAGCCTTCTGCGCTCCAGATTAACACCCCCTCGGGTGCCTGCTGATTATTTGATACGTCCCGACGTTCAGAATGCCCTGGACCGACATCCGTATGCCTCGGTCCTGTCGTTCTCGGCGCCCGCCGGCTTCGGCAAGACCACCGCGCTGGCAGCGCTGGCCGGAAAGCGGGCGAGCGAAGGCCACAAGGTCGCCTGGCTCTCCCTGGAAAGCGACGACGATGACCCCGGCCGCTTCTGCCTGAAGCTCATCCAGGCGCTGGCCACTGCCGTGCCGGGCACCGGCGAGGATGCGCTGGGCTATGTGCGCAACACCATGCGCGTGCCCGTGGTCGCGGTCATGGAAAGCCTCCTGATGGACCTGTCCCGCGACGAGCGCAAGGTCCTGCTGGTGCTCGACGACCTGCATGAGATCACCCATTCCGACGTCTTCGCCGGCCTCAACCGCCTGGTGCAGTACGCGCCGCCGGGCCTCACCCTGGCCATCGGCAGTCGTTCCCAGCCGCCGCTGAACCTCGCCACCTGGCGCGCCAAGGGGCTGCTGCTGGAGGTCGGCCAGGACGAGCTGCGCCTGTCCCGCGACGAAACCCGCGAATACCTGGCCCGCGATGGCCTGCAACTCGAAGATAGCTGCCTGCAGTCGCTGCACAACCAGACCGAAGGTTGGATGGCGGGGGTTCACCTGGTCAGCCTGTGGTTGCGCCAGCAGCCCGGCACGCCGGAGGACCTCAAGCTGCTCAGCAGCGACAAGGCCGCCGTGGGTGATTACCTGCTGCGCGCGGTGTTCGAACACCTGCCGGCCGACGTGCAGGACGCGCTGCTGTCCCTGGGCATCGCCAATCGCCTGAACGGAGACCTGGCCAACACCCTGACCGGTCGCCAGGATGGCCAGGCGCTGCTGGAGCACCTGGACAGCATGCAGCTGTTCCTCCTGCCGCTGGACCGCGACCGCCAGTGGTACCGCTTCCACCAACTGTTCGCCGACTTCCTCCGGGCGCGCCTGCGCGAGCGTGACCTGGAGCGCTTCAAGCAGCTGCATTTCAACGCCAGCCTGTGGTTCACCAATCACCACATGCCGACCCTGGCCATCGAGCACGCCTGCCTCGCCGAAGACCCGGAAATGCTCGCCGCGCTGGTGGATGGCTGTGGCCTGGAACTGATCAACCGCGGCCAGTTGTACCTGATCTCGCGCTGGCGCAAGCACGTGCCGGACGAGATCGCCGAGCGCTACCCGATCCTCGTGCTCAGCGACGTCTGGACCCGCGCCACCGAGCTCAGCCTGCCCGAAGCCAACCGCATGATCGACGAGCTGCTGGCGCGCTGGGGCGATTCGCGCGGCAGCGGCCCGATGGGCAACCAGTACCTCTCGGCCCTGGCGGTGAAAGCCGTGCTGGCGCTGCAGAAGGACGACCTCGAACAGTGCATCACCTTGGCGCGCAAGGTGGAAAGCCAGCTGGGGCAGAACTCGGCGTTCCTCGAAGGCGCCATCCTGCTGATCGGCGCCTTCGCCCAGGTCATCCGTGGCCAGGCGGAACAGGCGCGCCGCCTCATGGGATTGGCGCAGCAGCGCAACCATTTCCTCGATGGCCGCTACCTGCACATGCAGCAGTGCACCATCGAGGTGGTGCTGGCGCTGGAGCAGGGCCAGGTCAAGCAGGCGCAGATGCTCATCGAGCGGGTGCGCGAGCAGGCCATGCCGTTGTTCGACAAGCGCTCCCAGGCCCTGGCGCTGCCGGCCATCGCCGAAGCGCTGACGGCGTATTACCGCACCGACCTGGACGGCCTGGAAGAACGCCTGCGCTGGGCGTTGAGCCGGGTCGACGTGGTCAATCCCATCGACCTGTATGCCCAGGGCATGCAATGCCTGGCGCGCATCCAGCGCCTGCAGGGGCGCGGCAAGGAAGCGCTGGCGACCCTCGGGCTGATGCAGACGCTGGCCTCGCGCAACCAGTCCTGGCGCTTCTTCGCCATGGCGGTGGGCGAGGAGATCAACCTGATCCTCCAGGAGACCGCCACCGACCGCTGCAAGCGCGCCGAGCAGCGGCTCAAGGCGATCGACTGGGCGAAGCTCGCCAGTCACTACAAGCAGATGCCGTTCAACCCGGTGCTCTGGGTGCAGGGCATCAGCCGCGTGCGCCTGCTCCAGGCGCGCGGGCACTTCAGCGAGGCGCTGCATGAAATCACCCAGCTGCGCGGCATGCTGCAGCCGGGCTGGCATGGCCTGCAGCGGCTGCGCCTGGACCTGCTGGCAGCCCTGAGCTACCAGCGCCTGGGTTACCAGGAGCGTTCCCACAGCCTGCTCGGCCAATGCCTGGTGGGCGCCGAGCGGGAAGGGGTGCGGAGCATTTTCATCGAGGAAGGCGAGGGGATTCGCCAGTTGCTGCAGCAACTGGAGTCCACCGAGCGACAACCCGCGCTGCAGGTCTTCATTCGCGGAATGTTGACCGTCTGGCCGGGGCAGGAAGCACGCAGGTCGCCCGAGGTGCTCGAGGAAGGTCTGACCGACCGCGAGCGCGAGGTGGTATGCCTGGCGGCCCAGGGACTCTCCAACGAGGAGATCGGCCAGCGATTGTCGCTGGCCCTGGGCACCGTCAAATGGCACCTGCACAACATCTACGAGAAGCTCAAGGTGCGCAATCGGACCCAAGCGATACGCCGTGCCCGCGAGCTGAGTCTGCTCTGA
- a CDS encoding helix-turn-helix transcriptional regulator → MTTLTTLPQQPMPLLRTKLFPPRTDSDSLLPRRALIDRLYANRQQRVLILSAPAGFGKSTILSLFRQRLLDSGARVAWMSCDEGDSEPQRLVQYLVASIRSVEEGFGTNTSNLLQSDMTLPLEGIIDAFLSDLRRLDGPLYLLLDDFHQIRHPALAHGARYLIEHLPDNIRLVTSTRYRPRFLVDEPGLAPWAFCLSGDDLRLTREETDTFLTELKGLALSDSELKLLHKRTEGWITALHLAALALARNPDRAALLKGLSGTERDLADYLAEDVLRSLPEPLQQFLDQTSVLDEFCAELCNALTGRRDGLDMLMRLQNEQLFIIPLDDQREWFRYHHLFAEFLQGRLARNADPTPLLHAAARWCESRDMADRAIKYALRARDYAFAADLLERQGAKLIAGNRVYGILGMLSSIPAEVIREHPVFQIFYAWQLAFEQKFAEAEALIEELSVRLLQGQGKVRHFGMAELLAVAQVLKALVLLYQDKLEACLKVARQWLALVPGNQPVFRASLSCIQAAAYALLGDYAEAANAIGVARDCLRMADSEYLQVVVSMIEALICKERGELERGRTIAESARSRVERVFGRRSRVGGPLSLAYADLLYEQDRHAAILAELPLATTWRDVATPVELISRGQLVMAKARFFAGEAEQGLAQLDEWLVGLQSPGYERVHALAMSCKVQLLLWMRRPNEAERVCLQLARHLDGLNAERYADAHAALVMAEARLALSERHAERAQQRLESCLAGFTSPYQRDRRLRLSLLLSVAYWQKGNSEKAFALFAPTLEEAWNLGYRRLFQDDALWLLPLWEAWKGAEPKRASAWQGVAEMLREQCRRLSVDPESFDENQDVSHREREILRLVAAGLSNRDIAQAVHLSEATIKWHLHNLFAKLGVRSRTQAVLKGKSLGLLSEA, encoded by the coding sequence ATGACGACCCTGACCACACTGCCGCAGCAGCCCATGCCGCTGCTGCGCACCAAGCTGTTCCCGCCGCGCACCGACAGCGATTCGCTGCTGCCACGGCGCGCCCTGATCGACCGGCTGTACGCCAACCGCCAGCAGCGCGTGCTGATCCTCAGCGCGCCGGCCGGCTTCGGCAAGAGCACCATCCTCAGCCTGTTCCGCCAGCGCTTGCTGGATAGCGGCGCGCGGGTCGCGTGGATGTCCTGCGACGAGGGCGACAGCGAGCCGCAGCGCCTGGTGCAGTACCTGGTGGCGAGCATCCGCAGCGTCGAGGAGGGCTTCGGCACCAACACCTCGAACCTGCTGCAATCGGACATGACCCTGCCGCTGGAAGGCATCATCGACGCCTTCCTCTCCGACCTGCGCCGCCTCGACGGGCCGCTCTACCTGCTGCTCGACGACTTCCACCAGATCCGCCACCCGGCGCTGGCCCACGGCGCGCGCTACCTGATCGAGCATCTGCCGGACAACATCCGCCTGGTCACCAGCACCCGCTACCGCCCGCGCTTCCTGGTGGACGAGCCGGGCCTGGCGCCCTGGGCCTTCTGCCTGAGCGGCGACGACCTGCGCCTGACCCGCGAGGAAACCGACACCTTCCTCACCGAACTCAAGGGCCTGGCCCTGAGCGACAGCGAACTCAAGCTGCTGCACAAGCGCACCGAGGGCTGGATCACCGCGCTGCATCTGGCTGCGCTGGCGCTGGCGCGCAACCCGGACCGCGCGGCGCTGCTCAAGGGGCTTTCCGGCACCGAGCGCGACCTCGCCGATTACCTCGCAGAAGACGTGCTGCGCAGCCTGCCCGAGCCGCTGCAGCAGTTCCTCGACCAGACCTCGGTGCTCGACGAGTTCTGCGCCGAACTGTGCAACGCCCTGACCGGGCGCCGCGATGGCCTGGACATGCTGATGCGGCTGCAGAACGAGCAGTTGTTCATCATTCCCTTGGACGACCAGCGCGAGTGGTTCCGCTACCACCACCTGTTCGCCGAATTTCTCCAGGGCCGCCTGGCACGCAACGCCGACCCGACGCCGCTGCTGCACGCCGCCGCGCGCTGGTGCGAGAGCCGCGACATGGCGGACCGGGCGATCAAGTACGCCCTGCGCGCCCGCGACTACGCCTTCGCCGCCGACCTGCTGGAGCGCCAGGGTGCCAAGCTGATCGCCGGGAACCGCGTCTACGGCATCCTCGGCATGCTCAGCAGCATCCCCGCCGAGGTGATCCGCGAGCACCCGGTGTTCCAGATCTTCTATGCCTGGCAGCTGGCCTTCGAACAGAAGTTCGCCGAGGCCGAGGCGCTGATCGAAGAGCTCAGCGTCCGCCTGCTGCAGGGGCAGGGCAAGGTGCGTCACTTCGGCATGGCCGAGTTGCTCGCCGTCGCCCAGGTACTCAAGGCGCTGGTGCTGCTCTACCAGGACAAGCTGGAAGCCTGCCTGAAGGTGGCGCGCCAGTGGCTGGCGCTGGTGCCGGGCAACCAGCCGGTGTTCCGCGCCAGCCTGTCGTGCATCCAGGCCGCGGCCTATGCACTGCTGGGGGATTACGCCGAGGCGGCCAATGCCATCGGCGTCGCCCGCGATTGCCTGCGCATGGCGGACAGCGAATACCTGCAGGTGGTGGTCAGCATGATCGAGGCGCTGATCTGCAAGGAGCGCGGCGAACTGGAGCGTGGCCGCACCATCGCCGAGAGCGCGCGCAGCCGCGTCGAGCGGGTGTTCGGCCGGCGCAGCCGGGTCGGCGGGCCGTTGTCGCTGGCCTACGCGGACCTGCTGTACGAGCAGGATCGCCACGCGGCGATCCTCGCCGAGCTGCCGCTGGCGACCACCTGGCGCGATGTCGCAACGCCCGTGGAACTGATCAGCCGCGGCCAGTTGGTGATGGCCAAGGCGCGCTTCTTCGCCGGCGAGGCCGAACAAGGGTTGGCCCAGCTCGACGAATGGCTGGTGGGTCTGCAGTCGCCCGGCTACGAGCGGGTCCATGCGCTGGCCATGAGCTGCAAGGTGCAGTTGCTGCTGTGGATGCGTCGTCCCAACGAGGCCGAGCGCGTGTGCCTGCAGCTGGCGCGGCACCTGGATGGATTGAACGCCGAGCGCTATGCCGATGCCCATGCGGCGCTGGTCATGGCGGAGGCGCGCCTGGCGCTTTCCGAGCGCCACGCCGAGCGCGCGCAGCAGCGTCTGGAATCGTGCCTGGCGGGCTTTACCTCGCCCTATCAACGCGACCGGCGGCTGCGTCTTTCGCTGTTACTTTCTGTGGCGTATTGGCAGAAAGGTAACAGCGAAAAAGCCTTCGCCCTGTTCGCCCCCACGCTCGAGGAAGCCTGGAATCTGGGCTATCGCCGCCTGTTCCAGGACGACGCGCTGTGGCTGCTGCCGCTCTGGGAAGCCTGGAAGGGCGCCGAACCCAAGCGCGCGTCGGCCTGGCAAGGGGTGGCGGAAATGCTCCGCGAGCAGTGCCGCAGGCTCTCTGTCGACCCAGAAAGTTTCGATGAAAATCAAGATGTTAGCCATCGCGAGCGGGAGATCCTGCGGCTCGTGGCGGCAGGCCTGTCGAACCGGGACATCGCCCAGGCGGTGCATCTGTCGGAGGCCACCATCAAGTGGCATCTGCACAACCTGTTCGCCAAGCTCGGCGTGCGCAGTCGGACCCAGGCGGTCCTCAAGGGCAAGAGTCTGGGTCTGCTCAGCGAAGCCTGA
- a CDS encoding C39 family peptidase: MFEILLGSLLGLFGFTQAVDTKPQQQGTVNISQPLTPNGPFRESVQLEPMSQVQFRNVIRQAYDYSCGSAALTTLLDYYLGRNLEERQVMEGLIKYGEADKIVQRRGFSLLDMKRYAAALGYKSGGFRAEFSDLDSLEHPALVPIHYAGFKHFVVVRDVYNDHVFVADPALGNISFTRARFEEIWDQNVLFVIYPSGQEPRNALELREADLRLVDDRTVSLLAFREFPEMSKITQNQIGEAATHGDVQYIRRK; the protein is encoded by the coding sequence ATGTTCGAGATTCTGCTGGGAAGCCTGCTGGGCCTGTTCGGTTTTACCCAGGCCGTGGACACCAAGCCGCAACAGCAGGGCACAGTGAACATCTCGCAGCCGCTCACGCCCAACGGTCCCTTCCGCGAGTCGGTGCAGCTCGAACCGATGAGCCAGGTGCAGTTCCGCAACGTCATCCGCCAGGCCTACGACTACAGCTGCGGCTCGGCGGCGCTGACCACGCTGCTGGACTACTACCTGGGCCGCAACCTGGAGGAGCGTCAGGTCATGGAAGGCCTGATCAAGTACGGCGAGGCCGACAAGATCGTCCAGCGCCGTGGCTTCTCGCTTCTGGACATGAAGCGCTACGCCGCCGCACTCGGCTACAAGAGTGGCGGCTTCCGTGCCGAGTTCTCCGACCTGGACTCGCTCGAACACCCGGCGCTGGTGCCGATCCACTATGCCGGTTTCAAGCATTTCGTCGTGGTCCGCGATGTCTACAACGACCACGTTTTCGTTGCCGATCCTGCCTTGGGCAACATCAGTTTCACCCGCGCCCGTTTCGAGGAGATCTGGGACCAGAACGTGCTCTTCGTCATCTACCCCAGCGGCCAGGAGCCCAGGAATGCCCTGGAGCTGCGCGAGGCCGACCTGCGCCTGGTGGACGACCGGACCGTCAGCCTGCTGGCATTCCGCGAGTTCCCGGAGATGAGCAAGATCACCCAGAACCAGATCGGCGAAGCCGCCACCCATGGAGATGTGCAGTACATCCGGCGCAAGTGA
- the pabB gene encoding aminodeoxychorismate synthase component I codes for MPDCFLHPLPYQEDPGERFALIHRAPGAVLLDAGRPIATRGRYDLLSAWPLAELAPTADESAKGFFARARAALQSLGEANVPDNRRLPFVGGMIGYLGYDFGRRIERLPEPNLDDLALPDARLGLYAWALITDHEERSSQLVFHPALAADERQRLIALFDSPPEDDTLPPFRLAAPFRPDLSREQYRAALERVHGYILAGDCYQVNYTQRFRAPCSGSPWLAYRALREACPTPFSGYLALPEGAVLSLSPERFIQLHGRQVETRPIKGTRPRGGTPEADRQHADALLASEKDRAENLMIVDLLRNDLGRSCRPGSVRVPELFAVETYPNVHHLVSSVRGELADGKDALDLLEGSFPGGSITGAPKVRAMQIIDELEPTQRSIYCGSLLYLDVRGEMDSSIAIRTVLVKDGQASCWAGGGIVADSNWEEEYEESLTKVGVLLRTLEGL; via the coding sequence ATGCCTGACTGTTTCCTGCACCCGCTTCCCTATCAGGAAGACCCGGGTGAACGCTTCGCCCTGATCCACCGGGCGCCCGGCGCCGTACTTCTGGACGCCGGTCGACCCATTGCCACACGTGGACGCTATGACCTTCTGAGCGCCTGGCCATTGGCAGAACTGGCACCGACCGCCGACGAATCGGCCAAGGGCTTTTTCGCCCGCGCAAGAGCCGCCCTGCAGAGCCTGGGCGAGGCGAACGTCCCGGACAATCGCCGACTGCCATTCGTCGGCGGAATGATCGGTTATCTGGGTTACGACTTCGGCCGCCGCATCGAGCGCCTGCCCGAGCCGAACCTCGACGACCTCGCCCTGCCCGACGCGCGCCTGGGCCTGTACGCCTGGGCGCTGATCACCGACCACGAGGAACGCAGCAGCCAGCTGGTGTTCCACCCGGCGTTGGCGGCAGACGAGCGGCAACGCCTGATCGCGCTGTTCGACAGCCCGCCGGAGGACGACACCCTGCCGCCCTTCCGGCTGGCCGCGCCGTTCCGCCCGGACCTCAGCCGCGAGCAGTACCGCGCGGCGCTGGAGCGAGTGCACGGCTATATCCTCGCGGGCGATTGCTACCAGGTGAATTACACCCAGCGCTTCCGCGCGCCCTGCAGCGGCTCGCCCTGGCTGGCCTACCGCGCGCTGCGCGAAGCCTGCCCTACGCCATTTTCCGGCTACCTGGCGTTGCCTGAAGGGGCCGTCCTCAGCCTGTCGCCGGAGCGCTTCATCCAACTCCACGGCAGGCAGGTGGAAACCCGCCCGATCAAGGGCACCCGCCCGCGCGGCGGCACGCCCGAGGCAGACCGGCAGCACGCCGACGCTCTGCTGGCCAGCGAGAAGGACCGCGCCGAGAACCTGATGATCGTCGACCTGCTGCGCAACGACCTCGGCCGCAGCTGCCGCCCCGGCAGCGTGCGCGTGCCGGAGCTGTTCGCGGTGGAGACCTACCCCAACGTCCATCACCTGGTCAGCAGCGTGCGCGGCGAGCTGGCGGACGGCAAGGACGCGCTGGACCTGCTCGAAGGCAGCTTCCCCGGCGGCTCCATCACCGGCGCACCGAAGGTCCGCGCCATGCAGATCATCGACGAGCTGGAACCGACCCAGCGCAGCATCTACTGCGGCAGCCTGCTCTACCTCGACGTACGCGGCGAGATGGACAGCTCCATCGCCATCCGCACCGTGCTGGTGAAGGATGGCCAGGCCAGTTGCTGGGCTGGCGGCGGCATCGTCGCCGACTCCAACTGGGAGGAGGAATACGAGGAATCGCTGACCAAGGTGGGCGTGCTGCTGCGGACACTGGAAGGCCTCTGA
- a CDS encoding transporter — MDFKGFACVAALALLASTSTFAEQATTEDARDALAKKDTDADSAKALEQVFQAAEKSYTLLKKGERQLTYGFDYTLMRDTRLQAVRSGENVYSVLAQSEAQHTFTNSFTFDYGIWDNLTFSMRLPFVAKYDTERDIHAYSLGDISATLRWQPWAARRGRPVTTLYATLGLPTGDSPYKGNVQDDVSTGNGFYSLGAGANMSYVIDPVVLYGSLGYTYNMQVDDIHQNQYGEELEKVVPGDTVNFAMGMAYALSYDVSLATSYQMAYSFKNKYYFNDRTVEAPEQTSAIMNFSLGLRTSPDYIVNVNAGFGLTEDSPDVLLGVSLPLDIQGLKAQ; from the coding sequence ATGGATTTCAAGGGGTTTGCGTGCGTTGCCGCTCTGGCCTTGCTGGCAAGTACCAGCACCTTCGCCGAACAAGCGACAACCGAAGACGCGCGTGATGCGCTGGCCAAGAAGGACACCGATGCCGACAGCGCCAAGGCGCTGGAGCAGGTGTTCCAGGCCGCCGAGAAGAGCTACACCCTGCTCAAGAAGGGCGAGCGCCAGCTGACCTACGGCTTCGACTACACCCTGATGCGCGACACGCGCCTGCAGGCCGTGCGCAGTGGCGAGAACGTCTACAGCGTGCTGGCCCAGAGCGAGGCGCAGCACACCTTCACCAACTCCTTCACCTTCGACTACGGCATCTGGGACAACCTGACCTTCAGCATGCGCCTGCCGTTCGTGGCCAAGTACGACACCGAGCGCGACATTCACGCCTACAGCCTGGGCGACATCTCCGCGACCCTGCGCTGGCAGCCGTGGGCCGCGCGGCGCGGTCGGCCGGTCACCACGCTCTACGCCACCCTCGGCCTGCCCACCGGCGACAGCCCGTACAAGGGCAACGTGCAGGACGACGTGTCCACCGGCAACGGCTTCTACAGCCTGGGCGCCGGGGCGAACATGTCCTACGTGATCGACCCGGTCGTGCTCTACGGCTCGCTGGGTTACACCTACAACATGCAGGTCGACGACATTCACCAGAACCAGTATGGCGAGGAGCTGGAGAAGGTCGTGCCGGGCGATACCGTCAACTTCGCCATGGGCATGGCCTACGCGCTGTCCTACGACGTCTCCCTGGCCACCTCCTACCAGATGGCCTACTCGTTCAAGAACAAGTACTACTTCAACGACCGCACGGTCGAGGCACCCGAGCAGACCAGCGCGATCATGAACTTCTCGCTCGGCCTGCGAACATCGCCGGACTACATCGTCAACGTGAACGCCGGTTTCGGTCTGACCGAAGACTCGCCGGATGTACTGCTGGGGGTTTCGCTGCCCCTGGATATCCAAGGCCTCAAAGCCCAGTAA